One window from the genome of Pedobacter schmidteae encodes:
- a CDS encoding alkaline phosphatase, producing the protein MKQLFYSTLITVLFFSLGTTAQTPLNYNRGHSHNDYHQHIPLLTAYYAGMGAIEADVFLKNGQLYVAHELSEITADATLKKLYLEPLAKFYVKNGNRAYADSTLQLQLVIDIKKDHPKVIEQLIKELSSYGDIFNSSRNRNAIRIVLSGDMPAPAAFKDYPDYISFDGRPGVDYAPDQLKRVAMISDAIKSYTSWNGKGTPTKADEAKLRTVIEEAHRKHKPFRFWATQDSPNTWIVLEKLGADWINTDQPEKLREFYLHKDKLTYTRPVAYPVYTPDYKTDGLKKPAKNVIFLIGDGMGLAQIHAATIANHGQLNIGKMHHIGLSQTGAANSGNTDSAAGGSAFAMGEKTNNRYIGMGADNRKRTNLVDTLAGYGLKSGIISVGDITDATPAVFYAHQVDRSMSQEIATDLLDSKVEILIGSNQKSFFKNKDAGLMGKLAGKGFKITNTLADFAKESKGKQLVLLADSATRPVKDGRGAVLKEALLHTIKLLSGNKKGFFVMAEGAQIDYGGHANDLPYVVTELHDFDEAVGAALRFADQDGETLVVVTADHETGGLTLLDASVADGMISGEFSTNDHTNIMVPVFAYGPGSELFTGMYQNNEIFHKILKALALKEKK; encoded by the coding sequence ATGAAGCAACTTTTTTATAGTACGCTGATAACCGTGTTGTTCTTTTCATTAGGAACAACCGCGCAAACTCCTTTGAATTATAACCGTGGTCACAGCCACAACGATTACCACCAGCACATCCCTTTGCTTACCGCTTATTATGCCGGAATGGGAGCTATTGAAGCCGATGTTTTTTTGAAGAACGGGCAACTGTATGTAGCCCATGAGCTATCGGAAATTACAGCAGATGCTACTTTAAAAAAGCTCTACCTGGAGCCGCTGGCTAAGTTTTACGTAAAAAACGGAAACCGGGCTTATGCCGATAGCACGCTGCAGCTTCAGCTGGTGATAGACATTAAGAAAGACCATCCAAAGGTGATTGAGCAATTGATAAAAGAGTTGAGCAGTTATGGCGATATTTTTAACAGTAGCAGGAATAGAAATGCTATCCGCATAGTGCTGAGCGGCGATATGCCTGCTCCGGCAGCTTTTAAAGATTACCCTGATTATATTTCATTTGATGGCCGCCCTGGAGTGGATTATGCTCCGGATCAGTTAAAGCGTGTGGCCATGATCAGCGATGCTATAAAATCTTATACCTCATGGAATGGAAAAGGTACACCTACAAAGGCAGATGAGGCTAAGTTGAGAACTGTAATTGAGGAAGCGCATCGTAAACATAAGCCATTCCGCTTTTGGGCTACACAGGACAGCCCGAATACCTGGATTGTGCTGGAAAAGCTGGGGGCTGATTGGATCAATACCGATCAACCGGAAAAGCTGCGGGAGTTTTACCTGCATAAAGACAAGCTGACGTATACCAGGCCGGTAGCTTATCCGGTTTATACACCCGACTATAAGACTGATGGATTAAAGAAACCGGCTAAAAACGTGATCTTTTTAATTGGCGATGGGATGGGGCTGGCGCAGATTCATGCAGCAACCATTGCTAATCATGGACAATTGAACATCGGTAAAATGCATCATATTGGTTTATCGCAAACGGGTGCTGCTAACTCAGGAAATACAGATTCTGCTGCGGGAGGTTCGGCCTTTGCCATGGGCGAGAAAACCAATAACCGCTATATTGGGATGGGTGCGGATAACCGGAAACGGACCAACCTGGTGGATACATTGGCTGGCTATGGCCTAAAAAGTGGCATCATCAGCGTAGGCGATATCACCGATGCTACACCTGCCGTGTTTTATGCACATCAGGTGGACAGGAGCATGAGCCAGGAAATTGCTACCGATTTGTTGGACAGCAAGGTTGAAATTTTGATTGGTTCTAACCAGAAAAGCTTTTTTAAAAATAAGGATGCAGGCTTGATGGGGAAATTGGCCGGCAAAGGCTTTAAAATAACTAATACGCTGGCTGACTTTGCCAAAGAAAGCAAAGGTAAGCAGTTGGTTCTACTAGCTGACAGCGCTACGCGGCCTGTAAAAGATGGACGTGGAGCTGTGTTGAAAGAGGCGCTCTTACATACAATAAAACTACTTTCGGGAAATAAAAAAGGCTTTTTTGTGATGGCTGAAGGTGCCCAGATTGACTATGGTGGGCATGCCAATGATTTGCCTTATGTAGTGACCGAATTGCATGATTTTGATGAAGCGGTAGGGGCCGCGCTGCGCTTTGCGGATCAGGATGGCGAAACATTGGTAGTTGTTACGGCAGACCATGAAACCGGCGGTTTAACCTTGCTGGATGCTTCAGTGGCTGATGGTATGATCAGCGGCGAATTCAGTACCAATGACCATACCAATATTATGGTACCTGTTTTTGCTTATGGGCCGGGATCGGAATTATTTACAGGGATGTATCAGAACAATGAAATCTTTCATAAGATTTTGAAAGCACTGGCATTGAAAGAGAAGAAATAG
- a CDS encoding SulP family inorganic anion transporter — protein sequence MKAHFHLFDFSQKVNYRTEILAGLTVAMTMMPESLSFAILAGLPPLSGLYAAFIMGLVTSIFGGRPGLISGGAGATVIVLIALMKSNGLEYVFAAVALAGMLQIIVGLFKLGKFIRLVPQPVMFGFVNGLAVVIFMAQLEQFKININGQLQWLSGPALYTMAGLVALTIAIVLLWPKITKTVPASLVAIIVVFLVVLGFNIDTKTVKDIASVGGGFPPFHIPKIPFTLETLSIIFPYALIMAAVGLTEGLLTLNLVDEITETRGNGNRESIAQGSANILNGFFFGMGGCPMIAQTLVNLSAGARARLSGIVAAITILVIILFGSSLIEKVPMAALTGVMIMVAITTFEWMSFKVINKMPKQDIFVGVLVALITIWLHNLALAVLIGVIISALVFAWESAKRIRARKYTDENGVKHYEIYGPLFFGSVTAFNEKFDVAGDPQRVIINFRNSRIADMSGIDALNKLTERYRKAGKELHLKYLSEDCRQLLKNADAIIEVNVLEDPIYRIAADK from the coding sequence ATGAAAGCACATTTCCATTTGTTTGATTTTTCGCAAAAAGTAAATTACAGGACAGAGATTCTTGCCGGCTTAACAGTGGCCATGACCATGATGCCCGAATCCTTGTCTTTCGCCATCCTTGCTGGTTTACCTCCGCTATCCGGATTATATGCCGCATTTATCATGGGGCTGGTCACCTCTATTTTTGGTGGCAGGCCGGGCCTCATTTCCGGTGGTGCCGGCGCTACTGTAATTGTACTCATTGCCCTCATGAAATCAAACGGACTGGAGTATGTATTTGCTGCCGTAGCCCTGGCCGGTATGCTGCAAATTATAGTCGGCCTGTTTAAATTGGGCAAATTTATCCGCCTGGTTCCCCAGCCGGTGATGTTTGGATTTGTAAACGGCCTTGCAGTGGTTATATTTATGGCTCAGCTGGAACAGTTCAAAATCAATATAAACGGGCAACTCCAATGGTTAAGTGGCCCGGCATTATATACCATGGCTGGCCTGGTAGCACTAACCATTGCCATAGTTTTGTTATGGCCAAAAATCACTAAAACAGTACCAGCTTCATTGGTCGCCATTATTGTTGTTTTCCTTGTCGTACTGGGCTTCAATATCGACACCAAAACCGTTAAAGATATCGCATCAGTTGGCGGTGGCTTCCCCCCTTTCCATATCCCCAAAATCCCGTTTACGCTGGAAACCCTCAGCATCATATTTCCCTATGCCTTAATTATGGCGGCAGTAGGTTTAACCGAAGGATTGCTCACCCTAAACCTGGTAGATGAAATAACAGAAACAAGGGGGAATGGAAACAGAGAATCTATTGCCCAGGGCAGTGCCAATATCCTTAATGGTTTCTTTTTCGGCATGGGCGGCTGTCCCATGATCGCACAAACACTGGTCAACCTTTCGGCCGGTGCAAGGGCCCGTCTATCGGGTATTGTCGCCGCTATCACCATTTTAGTTATCATCTTGTTCGGTTCCTCCCTCATCGAAAAAGTACCCATGGCTGCCCTTACAGGTGTCATGATCATGGTAGCTATCACCACATTCGAATGGATGAGTTTTAAAGTGATCAATAAAATGCCAAAACAGGACATCTTTGTAGGTGTTCTGGTAGCGCTCATTACCATTTGGCTGCATAATCTGGCCCTCGCAGTACTCATCGGCGTCATCATTTCGGCCCTGGTATTTGCCTGGGAAAGTGCCAAACGAATAAGGGCCAGAAAATATACAGACGAAAACGGTGTAAAACACTATGAAATTTATGGTCCATTATTTTTTGGCTCGGTAACTGCCTTCAACGAAAAGTTTGATGTAGCAGGCGACCCACAAAGGGTGATCATCAATTTCCGGAACAGCAGAATTGCCGATATGTCGGGAATTGATGCCCTCAACAAACTAACAGAACGCTACCGCAAAGCTGGAAAAGAACTGCATTTGAAATACCTGAGCGAAGATTGCCGTCAATTGCTTAAAAATGCCGATGCAATAATTGAAGTCAACGTATTGGAAGATCCCATCTACAGGATTGCAGCAGATAAGTAA